In the genome of Fusarium poae strain DAOMC 252244 chromosome 1, whole genome shotgun sequence, the window ACGCAATGATTCCTCATTAGTAATTTTATCGTCGTTATCAGTATTATCATGCTGACTCTTGTTTCGTCCTTGATGAGGTGCAATCTGATGTCAGGCTTTGATGCGTCGACTTCATTTCATATGGGAGGGGGCAGTGCGGTGATAGATTATCATGAGCCTCGAATCATATCTTGATCCAAATCTGGTACAAGATATTGCTGTTTTGACCGCGGAAATGATTATCATGAATCGCTTTGACAGCAGCAAATGAGCCTAACGTCGACTCTAACCGTATGTCATGAGATGAGATATCGAATATCATATCACATCTAACGAAGAAAAAGCAATTGGGAGTCGAGTGGTACGAGTATTATCATGTATCGCTCAAACTGCCGATCCAATataggaaggaaggaaggaaagcTCGAGGCGCAGATGCAGACGCATTGATGTTTGTGGTCACCGAGAATCGAGTCACCGTTGGTCTATTGAAGCTGAGGCTGGATCATGGATGTCCCCCCCCCACACCTTGGCATGGCCAATCAATGCGGAAGACCTTATCAGACGACAGACAGACCCTGGGTGAGGCTGGCCGCGAGTGGTTTCGTCATGTCTGACTCGGGTTTGGTAgcattttcttttcttttgtttggAGATGTGAACGAGAGGTTGAGAGCTGCTTTCAGAATGAAAGCGAGGGCGAGAGCGATTGAATAACTGATCAAATGTTGGTGAATACGTGAGTTGTCGAATATCATAAACACCATTGTATCAAGTTGGTCCTCCAAGAAGATGAGCGTTTGGCTGGTTGGAGCAATATCAAAGCCGCATTGGATCTACACAAATGTCATGTAAGCATTCAGGGGCATCCGGCCCAAAGGAAATCTGAAGGATCTGGGGTATGTGCAGGTCTTATCAGTGCCAATATCTGGGGTTATCATGGCAGACAAGGCGTCATTACAGAAGAGTTTCTTGGCCATTTGTCTTGACTTTTACCTGAAGCACTTTGGGGTAGTGAAGCGAGATAATAGCGGATATCTGTAGAACAAGATTTGATACGCATCTGTAGTCCAGAAGCTGTTCCTGCATACCGGGGACTCGGGATTGTGTTCAAGACTAACAGAAATGAGGATAGTAGATGCTAccaaggtaggtaggtaggtaggtaacaGACAACTTGAGATGGCACGTCACGAATGAATCTGGGTTAAGAGGGAAGCAGCGCGCGCAAGTTGAATTCCTCGTCACTTCGTGCGGGCGACGTCTGTTTATGAGTCGAGTTTTGTGGTGAGACCGTGAGAGTGAAGGGGAGTGAAAGTGGCGATTCTTACTTACCTAGTAGCTGAGGTTACCGCAAATTGACAAGCGTCTGTCTACCGTGCTGAACTGGTTTGTTAGTCCGGGGGACCCCCACCGGGACTTGACAGAATAACACCGGCCATTTTAACGACGGTCTAGTGTAGGTTATTTCTATCAGCTAGCCCAAGTTCTATCTAGTTCAATTGTGTCGCCCCAAGAAACGTCACGACAGTACCAGGATGTTTGAACTGGAGTGACTGGATAGACCCTTTTCTTCGTGTCTTgccttgacttgacttgtcTTATCTCTAGACTCCCTCCTAACCCTACTTTTTCAAAACAATCAATCTTTCAGGGGGTGTTTCTTAGGGACCATATACTACATCAGCCAAGCTCATTAGGCTTTCTCGCAGTATACCTACTACCTAGTACTGCCCATTAGGAGCAATCTTTGACCAGGGATCTCTTATCTCTGTACCCCCCCGTCTCACTGCCTGCTCAGCCGCCTGAACCGGAATCGCGCCCTTTTTACCAAAATCTCAGTGACAAGACCAGACAAGCCTCTCTGCTTCTCACACTCACACTCACAATTGGGACCTCTCTCAACACCAAAAGTATCGAGGACCCAATCGCATCGAGTCGCACCCCCTGCGAATCTCTTATCTCTGACCTCTCACTCTATTTGACCTGTCTCTCCCTTTCTCTTTCCGCCGACTCTGCCCAGCATGTCACTCTCACGTCGTGCAACCTCACCAGTCTCGACCTTGACCTCCCTGTCGTTGCTTAATCCTTCAACTTTGGCATTTCTATTTGTATATCACTCCTCCCAAGCCAGAAATCACGTCGCGGCCATGGGAGGCGACGGTGACGCCAGAGGAGCAACCAACCTCAAGTATAACGGTACAGGAGCAATAGGTGCAAATCCGCTCGACATGAATGTCAATGACTGGTACGAGGTAAGTCTACTCTCTGCTCTATCACCAGCACATCGTCTTCTGTATTGGTCCTCATCTTGATCAATTCCCTTGATCTTTGTCTTCTGTCTCTTCTATTCATAATTTTCTCTTCCTACGAGAAACTGTGAGTAAGAAATAGtgagaccagaccagaccagacacAGTCAAACTGCCCAGTGGGGCTCCATATCTTTTCAACGCCCGCAAGCTGACCTTTTGCGCCCGCAACAACACAGGCTGGAGATATCGCGTGGATGCTCTCAGCCACTGCTCTAGTATTATTAATGATTCCTGGCGTCGGGTAGGTCCTTTTGCGCTCTTATCCGCTGTTTTATTAGCTCATACTAACAATTCTCCCTTGTAGCTTCTTCTATTCAGGACTCGCTCGTCGCAAATCAGCTTTATCGCTGATATGGCTCTCTGTAATGAGTGCCGCAGTAACAACCTTTCAATGGTTCTTCTGGGGCTTCTCACTTACATTTTCTCATACGGCTGGTCCCTTCATCGGTGACCTGGCCAACTTTGGATTCCGCGATGTCTTGGCTCGCCCTTCGGTGGGCTCGGCGCATCTCCCGGACATGATGTTTGCTGTCTATCAGGGCATGTTCTCTGCCCTGACCGTCGCTCTCGCTACTGGCGCCGTCGCCGAGCGTGGCCGAATGCTCCcctgcatcatcttcatcttcgtgTGGGCCACCATTGTCTACGACCCCATCGCATGTTGGACCTGGAACCCTAATGGCTGGTCCAACAAGATGGGCGGCTTAGACTTTGCCGGAGGTACCCCGGTGCACATTGCTTCAGGGAGCGCTGCTCTGGCTTACTCCATGATGTTGGGCAAGCGCAGTGGCCATGGAACCCATGAACTCAACTACCGCCCTCACAATGCTACTCATATCGTAACTGGAACCGTCTTCCTATGGGTCGGGTGGTTTGGCTTCAATGCTGGCTCCGCTCTTTCAGCTAACCTCCGTGGTGTCATGGCAGCTGTCGTAACTAACCTAGCTGCTTGCGTTGGTGGAATTACCTGGTGTCTTTTGGACTATCGTCTTGAGAGGAAGTTCTCCACTGTTGGCTTTTGTTCGggtgttgttgctggtcTTGTCTGCATCACCCCTGGTTCTGGTACCTACACCACATCTCTCCGTCCAACACAATGTTCTAACAAATCTTAGGCTACGTCCCTCCTTGGGCCGCTATTATCTTTGGTGCTCTTGGCGCTGCCGGTTCGAACTACGCTACCAAGGTCAAGTTCCTTCTCGGAATCGACGATGCCCTCGATATTTTCGCTGTTCACGGTGTCGGCGGTCTCATCGGCAATATTTGCACCGCCTTCTTCGCCAGCCCGACTATCGCTGCTCTCGACGGTTACTCTCGCATTAAAGGTGGATGGGTCGAGCATCACTGGGCACAGATGGGTTATCAGCTTGCCGACTCGGTCTGCGGAGGCCTATACTCTTTCACCGTCACATGCCTCATTCTTTTCCTTATGAACCTTATTCCAGGACTACGCCTACGTGTCGATGGGGAGGCTGAGCTTCAGGGTATCGACGACGCCGAGATTGGAGAATTTGCCTACGATTATGTCGAGCTCACCCGAGAAGTTGTTAGCGATATGGACAACGAGTCTGGAAGCCGATACTCGGCTGATCCCACGGCATTCCAACACTACGAGAAGAACCATATTCCCATGATCGATGCTCGCATGTTTGGTGGTCAACCCGCCCATGCTCCTGTAGCATTCCCTCAGTGAGGACATATATTGGAAGACTTTACACAagggaagaggaaggcttgaTACTTGACACAACAGCAGCGTGGAAGGACACTTTGTCGAGTCAATTTACACGCATCTAACGGCGCCATGATTTGGGATTATTGAGTTTTAGATACCCTGGTTCTTCAACCATTTTTAGTAGGATTGTTTGGCTGTATAGTATATTATGGAGTTTCTTTGTCGTGTAAACCTAAACACAaataacaaaacaaaagTTGGCATTATACAAATAAATTAACAGTAACTAAAAATCAACACGTTTACTCCACGTTATTCACGCTCAGAAAGAAACCTTGACTTATTTGCGGGTCCTTTACCCAATTTAGTGTTGAAGCCTGGCAGCTTATAGTGGTTTGCATATGACGAGAACCAATTAGACACAGTCTTGAACCTTCAATTAGCAATAAGGTCTTGGTCGTAACGTGAACAAACATCATCTTTGTTCTCATACATAAATCAACAATCTGACTGCTTGTTATGCTCATTTGTCTCACTGCTCACATGACTTTTGGTTCAGGCTATATACACAACGACATTATCTTGGTCTTGAAGGCAACTCTGTCGCGCGATTCTTCACGAAACACCACTAGTCATCCCTAACAACAACATAAACACTTCGTGATGGCCTCGCtagaggagaaggaggcgCTTTTTAAACGACTTCAGATACTTGGTAGTGATGATGAGTTCGATGCAGAAGAATATCATGAAAGGCAACAATGTCGCAAATTCTTTGCACCCAAACCAAAACCACAATCAATTGCTAACCCTCAAGCAAAAGAAGCCCCTGTGCTGGACCTCGTCAGTGATGATTCACAACAGTCAAGAGTGACGCCTAGGAGAGTAACCTCGGCTCCGACCCCAGCACCCGCTCAAGGGGCAAAGATAATCAAGGGAACACCAATGACAGCTATGGGTCAGAAGAGCAAACCCGGCACACTCTTGAACCATCGCAGTGATGGAGCTATTCTGGTTGATGATACACCTATACCGGATACTGCTCGCCAGACGCAAAGGACTCTATCTAGAAGTGATTCTTCACCCCTCCTTGTTACCGGGAGAAATCTCGGCCAAGTGGTCGGTCAGTCTCCTTCACCAAGCTTAACAacgaagaaaagaaagcGCGAGCCTGTGCTCAAACCCCGGCCAGAGAGCGAGCAAATCTTGAAGGGTATTACTTTCTTTTACGTTCCCGATGATGATATCGCGCCGGTTCGAAGGTTACGCATCACGAGGGCGCGCGAATACGGTGCGACATGGGTGCGAGCGCCGCGCATTGCGACTCACATTGTGGTGGAGAAGCATATCAAGTACAAAGAATTGGACGGTATTTTGAAGAGAACCAACAGGAATCTCCCACCCATAGTGGTCAATGATGAATATTTCATTGACTGCGTCCAATTCAAGACCATCCTTCAAAACAACCAAAAAAAGTACCATCTTATAGGCCAGCCTGTGACCACTGAAAACGAGTCTTCAGTTATCCCACGCAGTCCCCTTGATTCGATGAATTCCTTACCACTCAAGCCTCCTGAGAGGAACTCAAGGCGGTGGGACCATGTACTTCCACAAGGTACTCCAGAGAGGAGTGAAGAGTCGGCTCATCCTACTCAGATCCCAGAGACTCCTGCTCCTGCAGATTCGCAGCCGGTGATACTTAACCTTCAAGACATGGCCTCGCCTCGTTCTGGAAGTAATGGAGGTAGTGCGACTCATTCTCGGAATTCTTCCTTGTCAGCCTTACAAGCCGCCAGTGGTGCCAAGCGAATTCACAAAGAAGACAACCATAAAGACGAGCTATCTGAATACATCGAGATAATGGCCGAGTATAAGGACCTCCCATTAGACgcagatgatgaagacgcTCAAACCGTCACAGACATTGGAGATATGGAATCAGAAGATCAACGTCTGTCAGGCTCAGAAGACGAGGTTACCAGGATGCGCAAGTCGAAAAGGAAGACGAGATCAAGGGGAAAATATATTGCATTCGAGGATCGGTTTTCATGCAACTCAGCTGGGGCAAAAGACGCTAAAGCGGGGAATCCTAATGCCCGCACAATCGAGGTCCTACAAAAGATGGCCGATTACTACAATCGTATCAACGACCACTGGCGATCAACTGCATACAGAAAAGTCATCAGCACGCTGAAGCGCCAAGAGACCAAGATCACGTCTGCTGAAGAGGCGCAACAGCTACCTAACGTAGGACCTCGCCTGGCGCAAAAGATTGAGGAAATTGTTACAACCGATAGGCTACAGCGACTTGAGTATGCCCAAAAGGAGCCAATGGACGAAGCACTCCAACTATTTCTGGGCATCTACAGTGTTGGAAACAGCCAGGCTCAACGGTGGCTGGCACAGGGGTTCCGAACGCTCGAAGACTTGAAAGCCAACGCTAAACGATCGCCAAACCAGTCGTTAGGAATTGACCATTATGATGACCTCAATACTAGAATCCCTCGGCATGAGGTCGAGGCTCTAGGCATTGTTGTAAAGAGAGCCGCGCAACGTATCGATCCAGAGGTGGAGCTCATCATTGGAGGCAGTTACCGAAGAGGAGCAAAAACATCTGGAGACATTGACTTCATTATCACAAAGTCAAATACAAAGTCCTCAGCTGATCTACGGCCTTTCCTCGACAGCCTCGTTCAGCGTCTCGAGACTGAAGGATTCCTCGTGGCACGACTAGCATCATCTCGGTCTGCTAGCGATGGGAGTAAGTGGCATGGCTGCTGCGTGCTCCCCAGGATCAACGGCTTTAGCGACGATGACTATAAACCTGTCTGGCGGCGCATCGATTTCTTGCTTGTGCCCGAATCCGAAAGAGGTGCCGCTTTGCTGTACTTCACTGGCAATGATATCTTCAACCGCAGCATGCGCCTGTTGGCTTCCAAGAAAGGAATGAGATTGAACCAGCGCGGTCTATACAAGGATGTCATGCGAGGTCCGCAGAGGGTCAAGATCACAGATGGAGAGCTGATCGAGGGGCGAGACGAACAAAGAATCTTTGATATTCTTGGGGTCAAATGGAGAGAACCTCAAGAACGATGGtgttaataaattaaatggTTTATTGGTTGTAGTTTTGCATAGCAGAGCCTCACGGTTACAGTTTTACCGAGGTCAAAGTGGAGAGTCTTTCGGGAACAGATCAAGGGACATGGATAGCGTGGAGTTTGGTTACTATCAGAGAGATGGATACATTTGCATAAGGAATTGGGTTGAAGCTTTAGGATTGCAATAGATTTTGGAAATGCCATATATGTACTCTATCAACTCATGTAACCCACGTGAATGCAACTTGGGTCAGATTTCCCCAGATCTTGGCTAAACTTCAATCGGTTTACATGTGAAATTCTTATGCTGACTCTTAGGTCCCCAGAAATCGACGTCCTTTAGTGGATGGGAATTAGGAATTACCCTGCGTCATAGGCGACTAGGCCCTGTAGCCCATTCCCCTAGTGGAGACATGCCGTCTTCTCCGCAATGGACGCAAGCCGAGCCAGCTCAAACATCCGAGGCTCAGATTTAGCCCAGGTGACATTAATCCATGCGAATAAGTCAGAGTACTCTGGGGGCGCCTCGACTCGCTTTCAAACCCTAGGTACGAATCTACAAAACATCGACATTTTCCAGCGTTTGATCCATGCCCCAATACGACCCTTTCACACCTTAAATCCAACCTCCAGAACCAGGCGACGACGCTCGATGCCTTGAGAGTATAGCGTTTTGCGACACCAATCGAATCCTGATCCTACGACCGTCCCGACTATCCACGTTCCCTCCACCGAGTTAAAAGGACAAAATGGCCATGCAGTCTTCACTGGAAGTGTTGAAGGTATGTCCTCATTGTCTCGCGACATGCGACCGAGTTTGCGCTGACTGGCTCTGGGTAGAACACGCTTGAGGAAATTATCAAGAACCCGCAATACCATGATCTATTATCGCTGGTCAAGACGGCGCGCAACGGTATTATCTACGGAACCAAGGTGCGGTTTCCTCATGCGCTGGTGTAAGTAACCAAAAACCTTGGTCATATCCAAACAATCGCTAAACTCGTTGCAACAGGATGGTCTTTCTCTTCCGCTCCGGAACGTACGCTCAACCTCTTCCCTGTGGAATCTACCGACATCGAGCTAACTTGTGACGAACTCAGATTCCGAGAAAAGGTCAAATTAGTCCTTCGAGCGACTAGACATCATGCGACCAACTTGGCGCGCTTCGCTACCATTTATAAGCTGACCATGTTGGCGCTCAAATACTTTGGCGCAGAGCCTGGAAAGGAGGGTACGTCGTCGTCGCTAGAAGTCGTTGCTCGGAACGAGTATCAGATTTTAACTATATACACAGGTACATACGACTCTTTTGTAGGCGGTCTTGTCGGCGGTTACTTTGTCTTTGGCGGTCGATCGAAACGCACAGGAAAGATCTCATCAGTCAACCAACAGATCGTCATCTACGTGTTTGCGCGTGTCATGCTCGCCCTCGCACGCATCGCCGTCAAGCCCGGAGCTGGCTTGCCAGTCGTGTCATCAGAGCCTCTCCACAGCACCATCAACCACTACGCCTGGCCAGCGTTTGCCTCGCTGTCGTGGGCCATGGTCATGTTGATCTTCCGCTACCACCCTGAGGATCTACAgtcgagcttgagaagcagcATGACATATATCTACAAGGACTGCAACGAATTCGACTCGCTTCGAACTTTGCTCTGGGTGAATAAATAGACAGGAGACGGGTATGTGATTCGCATAACTGGTGGTTGAATTTGGTTTGGCGTTGAGGCGTGGGATGCTTTGGGTATTAACATTCATCATTGCTTTGGGTGTGGCAGTCGTTATATAAGCTGGGCCTTTGTGTTTATAAATAGCATAAGTAGACTCGAGGATATGTGATAACCAATGATAGAAGTAAACTTGTACTGTTTTAAGCCAGGGGAGTTTTTGACGTGATCTTGGGTTGGATGTTACCATGATGGGTTAACAATGAACTTTGTCAGTACTATATATATGGCCAGCGTTGTGTCTTCGATCGTTCCCCCTGTGAACATAGCCGTTGAATTTCGAGTGATTAACAGCCCGACAGATAAGCCTGCAGTGGACGAACCACCAGGTTAGCTTAGGCCTGTAGGTGATGTTCTTTGATttacctactacctaggtaggttcACTTTTTATATCCAAAGCTCCCGCGGGCAAGGTCTCGGCGGGCTGTTAAGCTATAAACTACACCCCACCAGAGCTGACCCCTGCTTGCCCCTCTGCCCCTCCACACTGACGCCTGAGCCTCTTCACGAACTTCCATACCTCTAGGCTGCTGCCTCTTTAACCTCCACTTCCACTTCCCGCTCTCACCATTAACCACCACGAAATAACAATGGCGCCCAACCCTGATGTCGCGAGTGCTATATCAAAAGCAGAGTCCGCTCCcggagaaaaggggcctgtCTATGAACAGTTCATTCCAACCATCAAGGACCTCTCGCCTCCACCTACCGCCGACGACCTTAATGCTATCGTCGACTCTTTCTTTGGCCAGGCGCTTGGCGTCGTAGCCACTCGAACCATTCTCTCATCTTTCATCGCGACACTCCGAGAGATACAGAACCAGGACCTGTGGATCGAGGTCGGAAACCGCACGCTAGACACAATTGCCGctcagccttcttcatcatcctttGTCGACGCTGGTGCCACACTCCGAGAGCTCATTGCTACTGCCCATGAGAAAAATGAAGATTTTCTCGACGCAGCCAAAACCCTGGCCGACATCCCTCTCGATAGCTCCCAGCGCAAGATCACCGATGAGGAAAAGGCTCGAACATGGGTTCGAATCGTACGAAACTATCTCGAAGTAGACGACTCTACAGCCGCCGAGATGTATatcaacaagctcaagaacATCATGCATTCGGTCGCCGATCAAGAACTAAACCTCCACTTCAAGCTCTCGCAAGCACGTATTCTCGATGCTCAGCGTGACTTCTTGTCTGCATCTCAACGATATCACGAAATTAGCTTCTTCCCCGCCATTGACGAGGACGATCGTGTACATACTCTCAGCATGGCTATCAAGTGCGGCGTTTTGGCCCCTGCAGGCCCAATGAGAAACCGTACACTAGGCCGTCTATATAAGGATGACCGGTCATCTCAGCTGGAAGAATTTGGCATTTTGGAAAAGATGTTTCTTGATAGACTTTTGTCTCCTGAGGAAGTGGACAAGTTTGCTGAGGGATTGCAACCGCATCAGCTAGCAAAGACTTCAGATGGATCAACAGTACTCGCCAAAGCCGTTGTTGAGCATAACCTTCTTGGTGCATCGCGGCTTTACAGCAACATCAGATTCGAAGCCTTGGGATCACTGTTGGGACTGGATGCAGACAAGGCGGAGGAGACCACAGCACGAATGATCGAACAAGGTCGACTGGTAGGTAGAATGGACCAGCTCGACGGTATTGTGTACTTTGAGGGCGGCGAAGCGTCTGGAGTAAAGGGCAGTGGACGAGCCGAAGTGACCGTTGGCAAAGAAATGCGAACATGGGACTCCAATGTCCAAAGTCTAGCAGAGGAAGTAGAACACGTCACGAACACGCTGCAGAAGGAGTTTCCCGTAAGTGCTTCAATTACCCCAATATCCAAGTTGATAACCCCTAGCTAACTCTATCTGATAGGAATTTGTTGCCGCAAACCTTGTTATATGAAGAAAAGACACAATCATAGAAACTTTTCTCTTGTATGGCGTTTTAGGGGTTGGGATGAATGAATGCTATTTATTTCTAATGCATAGCACATGGCTCCCTTTGGTTTTAGACTGGCATCATGACACAGGCCAAATACCAAATCCAAAGATTTCTTGCGAACCACCATATCCATCGCTGGTGATCTATGCATTTTCGGGGACCAGGCTTTGCCAGGCAGAAGAACTCAAGTGCTGTTCTACCATGGAATTGAAAAGTGACCAGAGACCGCCACATCTGTAAAGTATCCCTCGCTTCTCCCGTTGTCCTCACTCCGATGACTTCGATGTCCCCTAAGCGCAGCAGCAGAACTCAGCGCACTTCTTGGAGTACTTAGCCTCAATGTCGAGCTTGAGATACTTGACCTCTTCGTATCGGCCACTAGGGTAGACCTTTCCGTCCTTCTTGTACTCCTCGTCCTTGTCATTATTGTAGTCATCGCCATCGCGGCCTTTCTTGGAATCATAGTCGTCACCCTTTCCTCCCTTCTTGTAGTCATAGTCGTTCTTCTTGTCGCCCTTCTTGAAGTCCTCACGGCACTGGTCATCGTCGATTCCGACCCAGACACTgtccttgaacttggggtAGCCGGGGACCTTCTCAACAGGAACAACGcacttgttcttcttgcAGTACTTGTTGAAGTTGAGATATTTTTTGTCCTTAGGGCCCTCCTTCTTGTACGAGTAGAGTCCGAGGTAGGCGATCTTGTCAGACCACTTCTCCCAATCCTCGTACTGGACAATCAGGCACTGGGCCTTTCCGTATCCGCTGCAAGCGCTGACCTTGCCAGTGACCTTGTAGTCATCACCCTTGGAGCACTTCT includes:
- the AMT1 gene encoding ammonium transporter Amt1 (TransMembrane:11 (o39-60i72-90o129-150i157-180o192-210i231-249o261-282i289-309o315-333i345-373o393-415i)) gives rise to the protein MGGDGDARGATNLKYNGTGAIGANPLDMNVNDWYEAGDIAWMLSATALVLLMIPGVGFFYSGLARRKSALSLIWLSVMSAAVTTFQWFFWGFSLTFSHTAGPFIGDLANFGFRDVLARPSVGSAHLPDMMFAVYQGMFSALTVALATGAVAERGRMLPCIIFIFVWATIVYDPIACWTWNPNGWSNKMGGLDFAGGTPVHIASGSAALAYSMMLGKRSGHGTHELNYRPHNATHIVTGTVFLWVGWFGFNAGSALSANLRGVMAAVVTNLAACVGGITWCLLDYRLERKFSTVGFCSGVVAGLVCITPGSGYVPPWAAIIFGALGAAGSNYATKVKFLLGIDDALDIFAVHGVGGLIGNICTAFFASPTIAALDGYSRIKGGWVEHHWAQMGYQLADSVCGGLYSFTVTCLILFLMNLIPGLRLRVDGEAELQGIDDAEIGEFAYDYVELTREVVSDMDNESGSRYSADPTAFQHYEKNHIPMIDARMFGGQPAHAPVAFPQ
- a CDS encoding hypothetical protein (BUSCO:9876at5125), with product MASLEEKEALFKRLQILGSDDEFDAEEYHERQQCRKFFAPKPKPQSIANPQAKEAPVLDLVSDDSQQSRVTPRRVTSAPTPAPAQGAKIIKGTPMTAMGQKSKPGTLLNHRSDGAILVDDTPIPDTARQTQRTLSRSDSSPLLVTGRNLGQVVGQSPSPSLTTKKRKREPVLKPRPESEQILKGITFFYVPDDDIAPVRRLRITRAREYGATWVRAPRIATHIVVEKHIKYKELDGILKRTNRNLPPIVVNDEYFIDCVQFKTILQNNQKKYHLIGQPVTTENESSVIPRSPLDSMNSLPLKPPERNSRRWDHVLPQGTPERSEESAHPTQIPETPAPADSQPVILNLQDMASPRSGSNGGSATHSRNSSLSALQAASGAKRIHKEDNHKDELSEYIEIMAEYKDLPLDADDEDAQTVTDIGDMESEDQRLSGSEDEVTRMRKSKRKTRSRGKYIAFEDRFSCNSAGAKDAKAGNPNARTIEVLQKMADYYNRINDHWRSTAYRKVISTLKRQETKITSAEEAQQLPNVGPRLAQKIEEIVTTDRLQRLEYAQKEPMDEALQLFLGIYSVGNSQAQRWLAQGFRTLEDLKANAKRSPNQSLGIDHYDDLNTRIPRHEVEALGIVVKRAAQRIDPEVELIIGGSYRRGAKTSGDIDFIITKSNTKSSADLRPFLDSLVQRLETEGFLVARLASSRSASDGSKWHGCCVLPRINGFSDDDYKPVWRRIDFLLVPESERGAALLYFTGNDIFNRSMRLLASKKGMRLNQRGLYKDVMRGPQRVKITDGELIEGRDEQRIFDILGVKWREPQERWC
- a CDS encoding hypothetical protein (TransMembrane:5 (o36-56i77-95o107-124i136-153o173-193i)~BUSCO:46175at5125), whose amino-acid sequence is MAMQSSLEVLKNTLEEIIKNPQYHDLLSLVKTARNGIIYGTKVRFPHALVMVFLFRSGTFREKVKLVLRATRHHATNLARFATIYKLTMLALKYFGAEPGKEGTYDSFVGGLVGGYFVFGGRSKRTGKISSVNQQIVIYVFARVMLALARIAVKPGAGLPVVSSEPLHSTINHYAWPAFASLSWAMVMLIFRYHPEDLQSSLRSSMTYIYKDCNEFDSLRTLLWVNK
- a CDS encoding hypothetical protein (BUSCO:32453at5125); translated protein: MAPNPDVASAISKAESAPGEKGPVYEQFIPTIKDLSPPPTADDLNAIVDSFFGQALGVVATRTILSSFIATLREIQNQDLWIEVGNRTLDTIAAQPSSSSFVDAGATLRELIATAHEKNEDFLDAAKTLADIPLDSSQRKITDEEKARTWVRIVRNYLEVDDSTAAEMYINKLKNIMHSVADQELNLHFKLSQARILDAQRDFLSASQRYHEISFFPAIDEDDRVHTLSMAIKCGVLAPAGPMRNRTLGRLYKDDRSSQLEEFGILEKMFLDRLLSPEEVDKFAEGLQPHQLAKTSDGSTVLAKAVVEHNLLGASRLYSNIRFEALGSLLGLDADKAEETTARMIEQGRLVGRMDQLDGIVYFEGGEASGVKGSGRAEVTVGKEMRTWDSNVQSLAEEVEHVTNTLQKEFPEFVAANLVI
- a CDS encoding hypothetical protein (SECRETED:SignalP(1-19)), with the translated sequence MKLYQVTAVLAFITTGVIATPSGYDKDNKSPEKHGDDNYPGKKGDDDYRPGKGYGNYDEKYGPGGKGYDGKSRGDKDKKYEWDIERCDWCPYNPKIWNGYEPKSRDYKRPCPEDKKKCQKYAYDYSKATYSGYFSEFQKCSKGDDYKVTGKVSACSGYGKAQCLIVQYEDWEKWSDKIAYLGLYSYKKEGPKDKKYLNFNKYCKKNKCVVPVEKVPGYPKFKDSVWVGIDDDQCREDFKKGDKKNDYDYKKGGKGDDYDSKKGRDGDDYNNDKDEEYKKDGKVYPSGRYEEVKYLKLDIEAKYSKKCAEFCCCA